In the Sinorhizobium arboris LMG 14919 genome, one interval contains:
- a CDS encoding alpha/beta fold hydrolase, whose amino-acid sequence MIDSPDSVYHRFLDLDGIRIFYREAGRRDAPVLLLPHGYPCSSYAFRNFMPLLADRWRLIAPDFPGSGYSDTPDDFAYGFDGFTDFLEAFTGHLGLDRFALYLHDFGSQIGLRLAIRKPERISALIIQNGDIYEDELGSKYAPLQAYFRHPTPEGRARLGEAVSEEGYRDEFLNDVRPELAERISPDLWKLHWSLTTAKRRKIAIDVIAGLRENLAWFPHYQAYLHEHRPPALIVWGPQDGSMPEGSARAYLRDLPEAELHLLDGGHWLLETNLSEVVSLSRDFLSRTMVK is encoded by the coding sequence ATGATCGATTCGCCAGATTCCGTGTATCACCGCTTCCTCGACCTGGACGGCATCCGGATCTTCTACCGGGAAGCCGGGCGGCGGGACGCGCCCGTCCTGCTCCTTCCCCACGGCTATCCGTGCTCGTCCTACGCGTTCCGCAATTTCATGCCGCTGCTGGCCGACCGGTGGAGGCTTATCGCTCCGGACTTCCCTGGATCGGGATATAGCGACACGCCGGACGACTTCGCCTATGGTTTCGACGGCTTCACTGATTTTCTCGAAGCCTTCACCGGGCACCTGGGCCTGGATCGGTTCGCGCTCTATCTGCATGACTTCGGGTCCCAGATCGGCCTCCGGCTGGCCATTCGCAAGCCGGAGCGGATTTCCGCACTGATCATTCAGAATGGCGACATCTACGAAGACGAGCTCGGTTCGAAATACGCACCGCTGCAGGCGTATTTCCGACACCCCACGCCGGAAGGCCGAGCTCGGCTCGGCGAAGCCGTAAGCGAGGAAGGATACCGCGACGAGTTTCTCAACGACGTCAGGCCCGAGCTTGCCGAGCGGATCTCTCCCGACCTGTGGAAACTCCATTGGTCGCTGACGACGGCCAAGCGGCGGAAGATCGCCATCGACGTCATTGCGGGCCTGCGGGAGAACCTTGCCTGGTTCCCGCACTACCAGGCCTATCTGCACGAACATCGGCCGCCGGCGCTGATCGTCTGGGGCCCGCAGGACGGCTCCATGCCCGAAGGTTCCGCCCGAGCCTATCTCCGTGACCTGCCGGAAGCCGAATTGCATCTGCTTGACGGCGGCCATTGGTTGCTGGAGACGAACCTGTCCGAGGTTGTCTCATTGTCGCGAGATTTCCTCTCGCGCACGATGGTGAAGTGA
- a CDS encoding autotransporter assembly complex protein TamA translates to MSPPRSSIAHWKTATALAIVASAVLGPVSVEQAHAFKIFGMRFFESAEDEVQVIDPVRYTLTFEPGTDDEELREALENGSRLVQDQEDPVSGDLGLAIKARDDRDRLLAVLYEKARYGGTVSILVNGQDIDSLPPDPAFPDGQPVPVAVRVVPGPVFTLGSVRFEGDAARFDPAAYDLERGARADSTLIIKAGEQIVNDLKEQSRPLAKLAERSVVADHATSTVDVTISADGGPVAPVGDLTVSGTRTVDPEFVKDYSRLNHGRPYSPENIRKAAERLRQLNVFSSVTINEADRLARDGTIPMNIQVSEGKHRYFGFGGQVSTTDGLGLQGYWGHRNLFGRAESLRIEGSVDRLGETTDVGGLDYSAGILFAKPGAFGPASTFTASVKAAIVDPDAYNAKMITAAAGAAFELSPEDTVSAGAEVGWADIDDAFGSNSYITAALPFEYVRDARDDKLNPTEGYRALINAKPSYEIEGKTFFSSFEASASGYYAFGTEKRFVLAGKLGAGVLVGGDELSDIPATRRFFLGGGGSVRGYSYQEISPRDADDELTGGRSYVNGSLEARIAVTDTIGIVPFIDAGTVSESTTPDFSDIRAGAGIGLRYATPFGPIRLDFAVPLNKYPGGTDYGIYAGIGQSF, encoded by the coding sequence ATGTCTCCACCACGATCGAGTATTGCGCACTGGAAGACAGCGACCGCGCTCGCAATCGTGGCATCGGCCGTGCTCGGCCCGGTTTCCGTCGAGCAGGCCCATGCGTTCAAGATCTTCGGCATGCGTTTCTTCGAAAGCGCCGAAGATGAGGTCCAGGTCATCGACCCGGTCCGCTATACGCTGACATTCGAGCCCGGAACCGATGACGAGGAGCTCCGCGAAGCTCTCGAAAACGGCTCCCGGCTCGTGCAGGACCAGGAAGATCCGGTCTCGGGCGATCTTGGCCTCGCGATCAAGGCGCGCGACGACCGCGACCGGCTCCTGGCCGTCCTTTACGAAAAGGCGCGCTACGGCGGCACGGTCAGCATTCTGGTTAACGGCCAGGACATAGACAGCCTGCCCCCCGACCCCGCCTTCCCCGACGGCCAGCCCGTCCCTGTCGCGGTGCGCGTCGTCCCCGGGCCGGTATTTACGCTGGGCTCGGTCAGGTTCGAAGGGGACGCGGCGCGGTTCGATCCCGCCGCCTACGACCTCGAGCGTGGAGCCCGCGCCGACTCGACCCTCATCATCAAGGCGGGCGAGCAGATCGTGAACGATCTCAAGGAACAGAGCCGCCCGCTGGCCAAGCTCGCCGAGCGCAGCGTCGTCGCCGATCACGCGACGTCCACGGTCGACGTGACGATCAGCGCCGACGGCGGGCCGGTTGCGCCGGTCGGCGACCTGACCGTCAGCGGCACCAGAACCGTCGATCCGGAATTCGTCAAGGACTACTCCCGCCTGAATCACGGCCGTCCTTACTCGCCGGAGAACATTCGCAAGGCCGCCGAGCGACTGCGGCAGCTGAACGTCTTTTCCAGCGTCACCATCAACGAAGCCGACCGGCTTGCCCGCGACGGCACGATCCCTATGAACATCCAGGTATCCGAAGGCAAGCACCGCTACTTCGGCTTCGGCGGCCAGGTCTCGACCACGGACGGCCTTGGCCTCCAGGGGTATTGGGGCCATCGCAACCTCTTCGGGCGCGCCGAATCGCTCCGGATCGAGGGCTCGGTCGACCGCCTCGGCGAAACCACCGATGTCGGCGGACTCGACTATTCGGCCGGAATTCTCTTCGCGAAGCCGGGTGCCTTCGGGCCGGCATCGACTTTCACCGCAAGCGTCAAGGCGGCGATCGTCGATCCGGATGCCTATAACGCCAAAATGATTACCGCCGCGGCCGGCGCCGCTTTCGAGCTCTCGCCAGAAGATACGGTCTCCGCTGGCGCGGAAGTGGGCTGGGCGGATATCGACGACGCTTTCGGCTCGAATTCCTATATCACAGCCGCCCTCCCGTTCGAATATGTCCGCGACGCGCGCGACGACAAGCTGAACCCGACGGAGGGTTACCGGGCGCTGATCAACGCCAAGCCAAGCTACGAGATCGAAGGGAAGACTTTCTTCAGCTCTTTCGAAGCATCCGCATCCGGCTATTACGCGTTTGGAACCGAGAAACGCTTCGTCCTGGCCGGCAAACTCGGTGCCGGCGTGCTCGTCGGTGGCGACGAACTCTCGGATATCCCAGCAACCCGGCGGTTCTTCCTAGGGGGCGGCGGATCGGTGCGCGGCTATTCCTACCAGGAGATCAGCCCGCGCGACGCCGATGACGAACTGACCGGCGGCCGCTCCTATGTGAACGGCTCGCTCGAAGCCCGCATCGCCGTCACCGACACGATCGGCATCGTGCCTTTCATCGACGCCGGTACCGTTTCGGAAAGCACCACGCCCGATTTCTCCGACATCCGGGCCGGCGCGGGTATCGGCCTGCGCTATGCGACGCCCTTCGGCCCGATCCGGCTCGACTTCGCCGTGCCGCTCAACAAATATCCGGGGGGCACCGATTACGGAATCTATGCCGGTATCGGCCAGTCCTTCTGA
- a CDS encoding translocation/assembly module TamB domain-containing protein, with protein MNQVSLFLQSALRYFFAAIGTLVVVLLLLVGFLGFTVPGARTVAWAIEKYAATPDQIVRISDPGALLTGDFTAGTVTLFDGEGIYAEVRDLSVNWSPAELLSLRFDASHISAGSIRVERLPVPSTETREVRSTFALPVDVKIDSFDLEEIVLGKQITGEDRFLTAKGQLNATNSSVALVLDAAERDRPEARATADLVFNPAGNQLKLEAELAEPKGGLLAKLLRLPGEPAVNMTVTGQGPLSDWAGSGTVSLDGGEILRLDGRHVLAAEGLHRLTVSGGGALATLTPPAFRPLFEGESRIDLTAAFDGKSKVRIDAGKLSTGAMTLDISGTVDSRGENNLQASVAGTNGPFDFRWPLKDGELQALIDTANLSLIGDGQSAILDVAANVPSVNLPQARLGGIRLSAQSDAFNLESRSGPLKATVEISESRLANADLDRAVQAPLKLDGTIAVTPEDIRFDPLAIESASIGGTITGVFDRVETTLDAAFKLFAVREVLPPGLADKFDRTIALAGNAVVEQDGSVRLSEVDVKSGAIDASGSVALAGSTLTADIRGTLPDLGRLLADAKGSAAFDAVASGPLNKLGIEAKITSSGATLAGRTLDDLVVNADATVTPESPEAKLTATGTLDGQAIDIRADVVSRDGRTSIPALEAKVGDNRLAGAIELTADFKPNGKIDFNLPDLGLIAAMAGQQASGDLAGSATIRTADGVTSLALTARGESISRDALTVARPVVDFTVADLARMAIKGGVRAESVVQGENRLTDIDIAFDQQAERTGFSVGAEYDGAPLAATGDLASRDGRTEISLASASATAKRIPLQLARPSVIAIENGVVHIDGLTIQASTGTVAVTGTAGETLDISADINELPATLIHTVAPTLGAEGKIAGKLDITGNGAAPVVRYDLTWSGASIASVRAAGITAEDLSAKGMVTVAEDSIRLDPLAIERAGFRGDVTASLDRTDNTAEANFQFVAEPAVLPPGIGAKFDGPITVSGKVETGAGGRIELNALDVKSGTVSGTGSAALAEGTLTAEIEGALPDLAKLLAEAEGKAAFSADLSGPLDALAIKAEVTSSGAVLAGRTLSDFVVTADATARPGSPQAKLTATGGLDGQAIDVRAEVVSEGGRTSIPTLEAKVGDNRLTGAIDLTADFKPEGKVDFNLPDLGLLAAMAGERVSGDLSGSAAIRTANGVTSVSLQASGGGIKRGDLTIAKPTADISIADVAALAIRGSVKAENVAQGQNRITGLNLTFDQQGGRTGFTVDGRYDGSPLSAKGDMVASGGRTEVRLASFAAAPKRIPLRLARPTVVAIDNGTVLLDALTIEASKGTITVAGSAGPTLDISARLNALPAALINTFAPTLGAEGTIAGTVDVNGTAAAPVVVYDLRWSDASVAAARGAGVSSLEIAAKGRFADNRVTVDATVSGPGDLSFRGGGNVELGGNMPISMKFAGDVPFALLANIMAEQGFTLTGSAKVDLSLSGSAKAPQIAGTVSTAGARLVDVRRNLALNDLTANVALDGRQATISRLSANLASGGSIEASGTVGIVPGSGFPADLRIRLNNATYVDGTLFTANLAGDLTLNGPLVSTPVLGGRLTIRRAAITIPEKLPASLSEIDIKHRNAPPRVRQMTRDLRRDTSAGAEAGGAIAFDLAVSSPGQFFVRGRGIDAELGGDLTVRGTAVQPIVSGGFDMRRGRLEILGKRLTFTEGHIGFGGDLIPTLDLDATSSAGSTTITVNVAGPANNPTVTFSSSPALPQDEILAQLIFNRSLNNLSAFQIAQLASAVGQLAGGGSTSLLDGLRNKLGVDDLDITTDESGGAQVRAGKYLNDRTYLELQQGSDSASSKAIINLDIGRGVKLKGEAAGDGSAAGGIFFEREY; from the coding sequence ATGAACCAGGTCTCCCTTTTCCTTCAATCTGCGCTGCGGTACTTCTTCGCCGCCATCGGCACTCTCGTGGTCGTGCTCCTCCTGCTCGTCGGGTTTCTGGGCTTCACGGTGCCCGGCGCCCGAACCGTCGCCTGGGCGATCGAAAAATATGCGGCGACCCCCGACCAGATCGTCCGCATCTCCGATCCGGGTGCACTCCTGACCGGCGACTTCACGGCCGGTACCGTTACGCTCTTCGATGGCGAAGGCATATATGCCGAGGTCCGCGACCTTTCTGTGAACTGGTCGCCTGCCGAGCTTCTCTCGCTTCGCTTCGATGCCAGCCATATTTCGGCCGGTTCGATCCGTGTCGAGCGGCTGCCTGTTCCCTCGACCGAGACCAGGGAAGTACGATCGACCTTCGCCCTGCCGGTCGACGTGAAGATCGACTCCTTCGATCTCGAGGAAATCGTGCTCGGCAAGCAGATCACCGGCGAGGATCGTTTCCTGACCGCCAAGGGTCAGCTCAACGCAACCAATTCCAGCGTCGCTCTCGTGCTTGATGCCGCCGAACGAGACCGTCCGGAGGCGCGCGCCACCGCAGATCTCGTCTTCAACCCGGCCGGCAACCAGCTGAAGCTTGAAGCCGAGCTCGCGGAGCCGAAGGGCGGCCTTCTCGCAAAACTGCTCCGCCTGCCCGGAGAGCCGGCCGTCAACATGACCGTGACCGGACAGGGACCGCTTTCCGACTGGGCGGGATCGGGCACGGTTTCGCTCGACGGCGGCGAAATTCTCCGCCTCGACGGGCGGCACGTCCTCGCGGCCGAGGGATTGCACAGGCTGACGGTTTCCGGCGGCGGCGCTTTGGCGACTCTGACGCCGCCAGCCTTCAGGCCGCTCTTCGAAGGAGAAAGCAGGATCGACCTGACGGCCGCCTTCGACGGAAAGAGCAAGGTCCGGATCGATGCAGGCAAGCTCTCGACCGGTGCGATGACGCTCGATATCTCCGGCACGGTCGACAGCCGCGGCGAGAACAATCTCCAGGCAAGCGTCGCCGGCACGAACGGTCCATTCGATTTCCGCTGGCCGCTGAAGGACGGCGAACTGCAGGCGCTCATCGATACGGCGAATCTGTCGCTGATCGGCGACGGGCAATCGGCAATCCTCGACGTCGCAGCCAACGTCCCGTCCGTGAACCTGCCGCAGGCGCGACTCGGCGGCATCCGGCTTTCGGCTCAGAGCGACGCCTTCAACCTGGAAAGCCGGTCGGGTCCCCTCAAGGCCACCGTCGAAATCTCCGAGAGCCGCCTTGCAAATGCAGATCTCGACCGGGCGGTGCAGGCGCCGCTGAAGCTCGACGGCACCATCGCCGTTACTCCGGAAGACATCCGTTTCGACCCGCTGGCGATCGAGAGCGCGAGCATCGGCGGCACGATCACCGGCGTTTTCGACCGCGTCGAAACGACGCTCGACGCGGCGTTCAAGCTCTTTGCCGTGAGAGAGGTCCTGCCGCCGGGGCTTGCCGATAAGTTCGACAGGACGATCGCCCTTGCGGGCAACGCGGTCGTCGAACAGGACGGCAGCGTCCGGCTGAGCGAGGTCGACGTCAAATCCGGTGCGATCGACGCCTCCGGCTCCGTTGCGCTTGCCGGAAGCACTTTGACTGCGGACATCCGGGGAACGCTCCCCGACCTCGGACGGCTGCTCGCCGATGCGAAGGGCTCGGCAGCCTTCGACGCGGTCGCCTCCGGCCCGCTCAACAAGCTCGGCATCGAAGCAAAGATAACCTCAAGCGGAGCGACGCTCGCTGGCCGCACGCTGGACGATCTCGTCGTCAATGCCGATGCGACCGTGACGCCGGAGAGCCCCGAAGCGAAGCTGACGGCAACCGGCACTCTCGACGGCCAGGCGATCGACATCCGCGCCGATGTCGTCTCCAGGGATGGCCGGACCTCGATCCCCGCCCTCGAGGCCAAGGTCGGTGACAACCGGCTGGCCGGTGCGATCGAACTCACAGCCGATTTCAAGCCGAACGGAAAGATAGATTTCAACCTGCCCGATCTCGGCCTCATCGCCGCCATGGCCGGACAGCAGGCATCCGGCGACCTTGCCGGCTCCGCGACGATCCGGACGGCCGACGGCGTCACGTCGCTCGCGCTGACGGCCCGCGGCGAAAGCATCAGCCGGGACGCATTGACCGTTGCCAGGCCCGTGGTCGACTTTACCGTCGCGGATCTTGCCAGGATGGCGATCAAGGGCGGTGTCAGGGCCGAAAGCGTCGTTCAGGGCGAAAACCGCCTGACGGACATCGATATCGCCTTCGACCAGCAGGCGGAAAGAACCGGCTTCTCGGTCGGTGCCGAATATGACGGCGCTCCGCTCGCGGCGACCGGCGATCTCGCGAGCCGTGACGGCCGGACCGAGATAAGCCTTGCATCGGCCTCGGCGACAGCCAAGCGCATCCCCCTGCAGCTTGCCCGGCCGAGCGTCATCGCCATCGAAAACGGCGTCGTGCATATCGATGGGCTGACGATTCAGGCATCCACGGGCACGGTCGCCGTCACTGGTACGGCAGGCGAGACCCTTGATATATCGGCGGATATCAACGAGCTGCCAGCCACCCTGATCCACACCGTCGCGCCGACGCTCGGGGCCGAGGGCAAGATTGCAGGCAAGTTGGACATTACCGGGAATGGCGCGGCTCCGGTCGTCCGCTACGACCTCACCTGGAGCGGCGCCTCGATCGCCTCCGTGCGGGCGGCCGGCATAACGGCGGAGGACCTTTCGGCGAAGGGCATGGTGACCGTTGCCGAGGACAGCATCCGCCTCGATCCCTTGGCCATCGAACGCGCCGGCTTTCGCGGCGATGTGACGGCCAGTCTCGACCGCACCGACAACACGGCCGAGGCGAATTTCCAGTTCGTTGCCGAACCCGCCGTGCTTCCGCCCGGCATCGGCGCGAAATTCGATGGGCCGATCACCGTTTCGGGCAAGGTCGAGACCGGAGCCGGCGGCAGGATCGAACTGAACGCGCTCGACGTCAAATCCGGGACGGTCAGCGGCACCGGTTCGGCCGCGCTCGCCGAAGGCACATTGACCGCCGAGATAGAGGGCGCATTGCCGGACCTCGCCAAGCTGCTCGCCGAAGCGGAAGGCAAGGCTGCCTTTAGCGCCGACCTGTCCGGCCCGCTCGACGCGCTCGCCATCAAGGCGGAAGTAACCTCGAGCGGCGCGGTCCTTGCAGGACGCACGCTTTCGGACTTCGTGGTCACGGCCGATGCGACGGCGAGACCCGGCAGCCCGCAGGCGAAGCTGACGGCGACCGGAGGTCTCGACGGCCAAGCCATCGACGTCAGGGCCGAGGTGGTCTCCGAGGGCGGCCGCACCTCGATCCCGACACTGGAGGCGAAGGTCGGCGACAACAGATTGACGGGAGCGATCGATCTGACGGCAGACTTCAAACCCGAGGGCAAGGTCGACTTCAACCTGCCGGACCTCGGTCTGCTCGCCGCCATGGCCGGCGAGAGGGTCTCCGGGGACCTTTCCGGCTCGGCAGCGATCAGAACGGCGAACGGTGTGACTTCCGTTTCGCTGCAGGCGAGCGGCGGCGGCATCAAGCGCGGCGACCTGACGATCGCAAAGCCAACCGCCGATATCAGCATCGCCGATGTGGCGGCACTCGCGATCAGGGGAAGCGTCAAGGCGGAAAATGTCGCTCAGGGTCAAAACCGTATCACCGGCCTCAATCTCACCTTCGATCAGCAGGGCGGCAGGACGGGCTTTACCGTTGACGGCAGATATGACGGCAGTCCTCTTTCGGCGAAGGGCGACATGGTCGCAAGCGGCGGCCGCACCGAAGTCCGCCTCGCCTCTTTCGCGGCAGCGCCCAAGCGGATACCGCTGAGGCTTGCACGCCCGACCGTCGTCGCGATCGACAACGGCACGGTACTTCTCGATGCCCTGACCATCGAGGCTTCGAAAGGCACGATCACGGTCGCCGGCTCTGCCGGACCGACGCTCGACATTTCGGCAAGACTCAATGCGCTGCCTGCCGCACTGATCAACACCTTTGCCCCGACGCTCGGGGCGGAAGGCACGATCGCCGGGACGGTGGACGTGAACGGAACGGCGGCGGCTCCGGTCGTGGTCTACGACCTCAGATGGAGCGACGCCTCGGTCGCAGCGGCGCGCGGCGCCGGCGTATCGTCGCTGGAGATTGCTGCAAAGGGGCGCTTCGCCGACAACCGGGTGACCGTCGATGCCACGGTCTCCGGGCCGGGAGACCTTTCCTTCCGAGGCGGTGGCAATGTCGAGCTTGGCGGCAACATGCCGATCTCGATGAAATTCGCCGGCGACGTACCCTTCGCGCTGCTCGCCAATATCATGGCGGAACAGGGCTTCACCCTGACCGGATCGGCCAAGGTCGACCTTTCGCTCTCCGGCTCGGCAAAGGCGCCGCAAATTGCCGGTACGGTCTCGACCGCCGGCGCCCGGCTCGTGGACGTTCGCCGCAATCTCGCTCTCAACGACCTCACCGCCAATGTCGCCCTCGACGGCAGACAGGCGACGATCTCTCGCCTATCGGCCAATCTCGCCAGCGGCGGATCGATCGAGGCGAGCGGAACCGTGGGCATCGTCCCCGGCTCCGGTTTCCCGGCGGATCTCAGAATCCGGCTCAACAACGCGACCTATGTCGACGGCACGCTGTTCACCGCCAACCTTGCAGGCGACCTGACGCTCAACGGCCCCCTCGTCTCGACCCCCGTTCTTGGCGGAAGGCTGACGATTCGCAGGGCCGCGATCACCATACCGGAGAAGCTGCCGGCTTCGCTCTCGGAGATCGACATAAAGCACCGCAACGCCCCACCCCGGGTGCGGCAGATGACCAGGGACCTGCGCCGGGATACGTCCGCCGGCGCCGAGGCCGGCGGCGCGATCGCCTTCGATCTTGCCGTCAGCTCACCGGGCCAGTTCTTCGTGCGCGGACGCGGCATCGATGCCGAACTCGGCGGCGATCTGACTGTCCGCGGCACCGCCGTTCAGCCGATCGTTTCCGGTGGATTCGACATGCGCCGCGGGCGCCTGGAGATTCTCGGCAAACGCCTGACTTTCACCGAAGGCCACATCGGCTTCGGCGGCGACCTCATTCCGACGCTCGATCTCGACGCGACCTCGAGCGCCGGCTCGACGACGATCACCGTCAATGTCGCAGGCCCGGCCAACAACCCGACGGTAACCTTCTCCTCGTCCCCTGCCCTGCCGCAGGACGAAATCCTGGCGCAGTTGATCTTCAACCGGTCGCTGAACAATCTCTCCGCCTTCCAGATCGCGCAGCTCGCCTCGGCCGTAGGCCAGCTTGCCGGCGGCGGATCGACGTCGCTGCTCGACGGCCTGCGCAACAAGCTCGGCGTCGACGATCTGGACATCACGACCGACGAGAGCGGCGGCGCCCAGGTCCGCGCCGGCAAATATCTCAACGATCGCACCTATCTCGAACTGCAGCAGGGCTCGGACTCGGCTTCCAGCAAGGCGATCATCAATCTCGATATCGGTCGCGGCGTGAAGCTGAAGGGCGAAGCAGCCGGCGACGGTTCGGCGGCCGGCGGCATATTCTTTGAGAGGGAATATTGA
- a CDS encoding VOC family protein, whose protein sequence is MASYSGGPSVRQICIKLFVRHGDEERAIEFYRDVFGAELLQRHEWSGILTSADLCIGDSVFRVAGANPRRDAEPRLGGPRSPHALGTTAAILELHVDDVDRVLERAMGSGASLRNVAETLPTGDRVGALIDPFGHIWALFTATNESEALDAFGADRNAA, encoded by the coding sequence ATGGCTAGTTATTCCGGCGGCCCGTCGGTACGGCAGATCTGCATAAAGCTTTTTGTCAGGCATGGTGACGAGGAGCGGGCGATTGAGTTCTACCGCGATGTCTTCGGCGCTGAGCTGCTGCAGCGGCACGAGTGGAGCGGCATTCTGACGAGTGCCGATCTCTGCATCGGCGACTCGGTCTTTCGGGTCGCCGGCGCCAATCCGCGCCGGGACGCCGAACCGAGGCTTGGCGGCCCGCGTTCGCCGCACGCGCTCGGTACGACCGCGGCAATCCTCGAACTGCACGTCGATGATGTGGATCGCGTGCTCGAAAGGGCGATGGGCTCCGGCGCGAGCCTGCGCAACGTCGCCGAAACGCTGCCGACCGGCGATCGGGTCGGCGCCCTCATTGACCCGTTCGGTCACATCTGGGCGCTGTTCACGGCGACGAACGAGAGCGAGGCTCTGGATGCATTCGGGGCCGACCGCAACGCGGCGTGA
- a CDS encoding Lrp/AsnC family transcriptional regulator translates to MDDLDQALISALRQNSRMPVSTLSAMTGVSRATVAARIDRLVANGTIAAFTIRTGAEIPASGVRAVVMIEVHGKMADRVAEQLRGLPQVRALHSTNGRWDFIAELEDRDLASFDESLRRIRLIDGITVTETNILLKTSKLTGSS, encoded by the coding sequence ATGGATGATCTCGATCAAGCGCTGATCAGCGCGCTTCGGCAAAATTCTCGTATGCCCGTTTCGACGCTTTCCGCGATGACCGGCGTCTCGCGCGCGACGGTCGCCGCGCGCATCGACCGTCTCGTCGCGAATGGGACGATCGCCGCCTTCACGATCCGCACGGGCGCGGAAATCCCCGCCTCCGGCGTCAGGGCGGTGGTGATGATCGAGGTTCACGGAAAGATGGCGGACCGAGTCGCCGAGCAATTGCGGGGCCTGCCGCAAGTGCGGGCGCTGCACAGCACCAACGGCCGGTGGGATTTCATTGCCGAACTCGAGGACCGGGATCTCGCTAGCTTCGACGAGAGCCTGCGGCGCATCCGTCTGATCGACGGCATCACCGTGACCGAAACGAACATTCTGCTGAAGACCAGCAAGCTGACGGGGTCTTCGTAA
- the rocF gene encoding arginase, giving the protein MKTITLIGAPIEEGSGRRGAAMGPTALRIAGIETVLAELGHRVNDEGDLRPLPARDLAIHPGANNLQTVAAFARALDEAVHDTARKGHFPLILGGDHALSMGSVSGMARHAQDVGRPLFVLWLDAHADFNSPSTSPSGNMHGMPVAFFCGEAEFAPILPKDRPLVDPKKVYQIGIRSVDAREREEIAEHGVNVFDMRAIDEMGMAHIIRQIVDEVRAANGLLHVSLDVDFMDPELAPGVGTTVPGGATFREAHLIMEVLCDSGLVSSLDVVELNPFLDDRGKSARILVELTASLFGRRILDRPTRAA; this is encoded by the coding sequence ATGAAAACCATCACATTGATCGGCGCACCCATCGAGGAAGGCTCGGGCCGCCGCGGCGCGGCAATGGGGCCGACGGCGCTCAGGATCGCCGGCATAGAGACGGTCCTTGCGGAGCTCGGCCATAGGGTCAATGACGAGGGGGATCTGAGGCCGCTGCCCGCGCGCGATCTCGCCATCCATCCGGGCGCCAACAATCTGCAGACCGTCGCAGCCTTCGCGCGCGCGCTCGACGAAGCCGTGCATGACACCGCGCGCAAGGGACATTTCCCCCTCATCCTCGGCGGCGACCACGCGCTGTCGATGGGCAGCGTCTCCGGCATGGCGCGTCATGCCCAGGACGTCGGCCGGCCCCTCTTCGTCCTCTGGCTCGATGCGCATGCCGACTTCAACTCGCCGTCGACCTCTCCGTCAGGGAATATGCACGGCATGCCGGTCGCCTTCTTCTGCGGGGAAGCGGAATTCGCCCCGATCCTCCCGAAAGACCGGCCGCTGGTCGACCCGAAAAAGGTCTACCAGATCGGAATCCGCTCGGTTGACGCGCGTGAGCGCGAGGAAATTGCGGAGCACGGCGTCAATGTTTTCGATATGCGGGCCATCGACGAGATGGGCATGGCCCACATCATCCGGCAGATCGTCGACGAGGTTCGCGCCGCCAACGGCCTGCTGCATGTGAGCCTCGACGTCGATTTCATGGATCCGGAACTCGCCCCCGGCGTGGGCACGACGGTTCCGGGCGGCGCGACCTTCCGCGAGGCTCACCTCATCATGGAAGTGCTGTGCGACAGCGGCCTCGTCTCTTCCCTCGACGTCGTCGAACTCAACCCGTTCCTCGACGACCGGGGCAAGAGCGCGCGCATTCTGGTCGAACTGACGGCAAGCCTCTTCGGCCGCCGTATCCTTGATCGTCCGACCCGCGCCGCCTGA
- a CDS encoding chemotaxis protein CheW yields MTSTQRAAGFDGETLEIIAFRLHDQEFCVKTTTIREIRGWAPSTPIPHAPPEVIGVMNLRGTVIPIIDLAHKLGMKSTVTNERSAIVVAEVHNMVIGLVVDRVSDILTVQGSQVQPVPEVTASFDKSFAEGIIANESGMICFLNLARMFKERETEELAA; encoded by the coding sequence ATGACAAGCACGCAGAGAGCAGCCGGATTTGACGGCGAGACGCTCGAAATCATAGCGTTTCGCCTCCACGACCAGGAGTTTTGCGTCAAGACCACGACGATCCGCGAGATACGCGGCTGGGCGCCCTCGACACCCATCCCGCACGCCCCGCCGGAGGTGATCGGCGTGATGAACCTGCGCGGCACGGTGATCCCGATCATCGACCTCGCCCACAAGCTCGGCATGAAATCGACCGTCACCAACGAGCGCAGCGCGATCGTCGTCGCCGAGGTCCACAACATGGTCATCGGTCTCGTCGTCGACCGTGTTTCCGACATTTTGACCGTGCAGGGCAGTCAGGTACAGCCTGTGCCGGAAGTCACCGCCTCCTTCGACAAGAGCTTTGCGGAAGGCATCATCGCCAACGAATCGGGCATGATCTGCTTCCTCAATCTGGCCCGCATGTTCAAGGAGCGGGAAACCGAAGAACTGGCCGCCTGA